The Zootoca vivipara chromosome 4, rZooViv1.1, whole genome shotgun sequence genome has a segment encoding these proteins:
- the TPBGL gene encoding trophoblast glycoprotein-like, whose translation MAPRPGQLLLRRRLVGLLAGVAAMLLLPILQAGRSCPSCFCFATPDTVQCRYVRLLEPPDELPRAVHNLSIVGGNLTVLRTAAFAGGWTRGEPARPLGNLTLLVLTHNHIETLEEATFAGLPALATLDLSHNPLRSVAPGAFASCARLRTLRLNQALLAPGAPPFAELLDGALLNLSLVRLELAGNRLRQLPAPWALPPSLEELDLRNNSLRALRSERLDGLAALGRVRLLLDSNPLHCDCASLRPLLLWLRNATWRAPGVRRLRCASPPQLRDRLLWRLRLVQLECLDGADWALLEPGGSEEEEMETASYVFFGIVLALIGVVFLMVLYLNRKGIKRWLSNLREACRDQMEGYHYRYEQDSDPRRASPGDL comes from the coding sequence ATGGCCCCGCGCCCCGGACAGCTCCTTCTGCGCCGCCGCCTCGTCGGGCTGCTGGCCGGCGTCGCCGCCATGCTTCTGCTGCCGATACTGCAGGCGGGCCGGAGCTGCCCGTCGTGCTTCTGCTTCGCCACCCCGGACACCGTGCAGTGCCGCTACGTGCGCCTCCTCGAGCCCCCCGACGAGCTGCCCCGGGCCGTGCACAACCTCTCCATCGTCGGCGGCAACCTGACGGTGCTGCGCACGGCCGCCTTCGCCGGAGGCTGGACCCGCGGCGAGCCCGCTCGGCCGCTAGGCAACTTGACGCTGCTGGTACTGACGCACAACCACATCGAGACGTTGGAGGAGGCGACCTTCGCCGGCCTGCCCGCCCTGGCCACGCTGGACCTGAGCCACAACCCGTTGCGCTCCGTGGCGCCGGGCGCCTTTGCTTCTTGCGCGCGGTTGCGCACGCTGCGCCTCAACCAGGCGCTGCTGGCGCCCGGGGCGCCGCCCTTCGCCGAGTTGTTGGACGGCGCGCTCTTGAACCTCAGCCTGGTACGCCTGGAGCTGGCCGGCAACCGGCTGCGGCAACTGCCGGCCCCCTGGGCCCTGCCGCCGAGCTTGGAGGAGCTGGACCTGCGCAACAACTCCCTGCGGGCGCTACGCTCCGAGCGCCTGGACGGCTTGGCGGCGCTGGGCCGCGTGCGGCTACTGCTGGACTCGAACCCGCTGCACTGCGATTGCGCCTCGTTGCGGCCCCTGCTGCTCTGGCTGCGCAACGCCACGTGGCGCGCGCCCGGAGTGCGCCGGCTGCGCTGCGCCTCGCCGCCGCAGCTGCGCGACCGGCTGCTGTGGCGCCTACGGCTCGTGCAGCTGGAATGCCTCGACGGCGCGGACTGGGCGCTGCTGGAGCCCGGCGGCTCCGAGGAAGAGGAGATGGAGACGGCCTCGTACGTCTTCTTCGGCATCGTCCTGGCGCTCATCGGCGTCGTCTTCCTCATGGTGCTCTACCTCAACCGAAAGGGCATCAAGCGGTGGCTCAGCAACCTCCGAGAAGCCTGTCGGGACCAGATGGAGGGCTACCACTACCGCTATGAGCAGGACAGCGACCCGCGACGGGCCAGCCCCGGAGACCTCTGA